The following are from one region of the Methanobacterium alcaliphilum genome:
- a CDS encoding cytochrome b/b6 domain-containing protein: MIELDPKSIFKLKKSVAYILYVLMIVMIISGLGINYHRTMEFITAGILSKGLSFNIHVWIFIPLVLVFALHTILPALKPKIKQ; encoded by the coding sequence ATGATAGAACTAGATCCAAAAAGTATATTTAAACTTAAAAAAAGCGTTGCTTATATTCTCTACGTGCTTATGATAGTAATGATAATCAGTGGTCTGGGAATAAATTATCACCGCACCATGGAATTTATTACGGCAGGGATTTTAAGTAAAGGTTTATCTTTCAATATACATGTATGGATTTTTATTCCTCTGGTTTTAGTTTTTGCATTGCACACTATTTTACCCGCCCTTAAACCTAAAATTAAACAATAG
- a CDS encoding helicase HerA-like domain-containing protein has protein sequence MKSQGGNQLNDVIGRCVGETSLIEVNFISKKMPKVGEYVSLKYDGKNVLGMIESLVRGSVSINDEIFDPKTIEKIKEIEGDDHYIKGSVRILGDIEDNLRIPRTPAPPGTEIIPAAEKDLQKIFQKQNSLSLGTLISQENVEVKVDLEKMFSRHMAILAMTGAGKSNTVAIVVDGILEYNGCVVIFDMHSEYNINFNNGASKVINPEINPLYMSFSEMKRLARISESAYIQERYFYESYKIASIEMRNGDSKNKGFIRTMREILEGWESGKTDFRGQNVEGTTQIVDVINKIGDLERRYHSIINTSAGNILSKLEMGKANIIDLGSVDESAAEVIVSHILRNALQNNKKWLKGGDIDELPLKHPVFFVLEEAHILAPNNRSTKSKLWISRIAREGRKFGLGLCLVSQSPKSIDPDSLSQANNMIILRLVEPKDQRHVQSASESLSEDLVTQLPSLNIGEAVVLGLMTKVPALVKIHEHKNKEFGQDLAVIKMWKKSREDVKKKFESEKKELFDMGGDY, from the coding sequence ATGAAATCACAGGGAGGGAATCAGTTGAATGACGTAATTGGGAGATGCGTGGGGGAGACTTCTCTAATTGAAGTCAACTTCATATCCAAAAAAATGCCTAAAGTAGGAGAATACGTTTCTCTAAAATACGATGGTAAAAATGTTTTAGGGATGATAGAATCACTGGTAAGGGGTAGCGTATCCATCAATGATGAAATATTTGACCCTAAAACCATAGAAAAGATTAAAGAAATTGAGGGTGATGATCATTACATCAAAGGATCTGTCCGCATATTAGGTGATATTGAAGATAATCTCCGTATACCCCGCACTCCAGCCCCTCCTGGAACAGAAATAATCCCTGCTGCAGAAAAAGACCTGCAGAAAATATTCCAAAAACAGAATAGTTTAAGCCTAGGTACTTTAATCAGCCAGGAAAATGTGGAAGTAAAAGTTGATCTGGAGAAAATGTTCTCCAGGCATATGGCCATTCTGGCCATGACCGGAGCGGGAAAATCAAATACCGTTGCCATTGTAGTAGACGGCATATTGGAATACAATGGATGTGTGGTAATATTTGACATGCACTCGGAATATAATATTAATTTCAATAATGGTGCTTCAAAAGTAATAAATCCTGAAATTAATCCTTTATATATGTCTTTTTCGGAGATGAAGAGATTAGCCCGTATCAGTGAAAGCGCCTATATTCAGGAAAGATATTTTTACGAATCATATAAAATAGCATCAATAGAAATGCGAAACGGGGATTCTAAAAACAAAGGATTTATACGGACAATGAGGGAAATTTTGGAAGGCTGGGAAAGTGGGAAAACGGATTTCCGTGGACAAAATGTGGAAGGAACCACTCAGATTGTAGATGTCATAAATAAAATAGGTGATCTAGAAAGACGATACCATTCTATCATAAATACCAGTGCTGGGAATATTTTGAGTAAATTGGAAATGGGCAAAGCTAATATTATTGACTTGGGATCTGTTGACGAATCAGCTGCAGAGGTTATAGTCAGTCACATTCTTAGAAACGCTCTTCAAAATAATAAAAAATGGTTAAAAGGTGGAGATATAGATGAACTCCCCCTAAAACACCCTGTGTTCTTTGTCTTAGAAGAGGCCCATATTTTAGCTCCTAATAATCGCTCCACTAAATCGAAATTATGGATAAGTAGAATTGCCCGTGAGGGAAGAAAGTTTGGATTGGGGCTATGTCTGGTTAGCCAGAGCCCAAAATCAATTGACCCAGATTCACTTTCTCAGGCCAATAATATGATTATTTTAAGACTGGTTGAACCCAAAGACCAGAGACATGTTCAATCTGCCAGTGAAAGCTTAAGCGAAGACTTGGTAACACAGTTACCCTCTTTGAATATTGGGGAAGCAGTGGTTTTGGGGTTAATGACCAAAGTTCCTGCTCTTGTTAAAATCCACGAACACAAGAACAAAGAATTCGGTCAGGATTTAGCAGTAATTAAAATGTGGAAAAAATCAAGAGAGGACGTAAAAAAGAAATTTGAATCTGAGAAAAAAGAACTTTTTGATATGGGGGGAGATTATTAA
- a CDS encoding DNA double-strand break repair nuclease NurA, whose protein sequence is MGVLMLESLLELALVKRDNLRDKLEELYASAPDTSQKWVEHTFNENKEDLILSAGDGSIHKKKFLSFVFYVISAETLIYKNKLETIENSNIDIMPHHRFVEDRLRNHMSLFELKNALKSLKDHKVDYYLFDGSILGNLIRPIPMDRELSAEIKDQIRSRYLNSLEGELNLEQVDISSNKFEDHIAEKFNNKTEAMVYLESLENLLVISKLLKYDKKIVGISKTSTSNELFELDIPDMALFDRNHRKQGYSLPKTQEVSKKVKHDFPVENDFFRGLTFTTFYARLEDNKNLLKFELPYKAEEEEIENLLNIIKTNCTEGYPYLLKKAHNDVVIKKRDMLHLLRIMGLDNEITGRESVE, encoded by the coding sequence ATGGGTGTATTAATGTTAGAATCATTACTGGAATTGGCTCTTGTAAAGAGAGATAACTTGAGGGATAAACTGGAAGAATTGTATGCTAGTGCTCCTGATACTTCCCAAAAGTGGGTGGAACATACTTTTAATGAAAATAAAGAGGATTTAATACTTTCAGCAGGAGACGGAAGTATCCATAAAAAAAAGTTTTTGAGCTTTGTTTTTTATGTCATCAGCGCAGAAACTTTAATCTATAAAAATAAATTAGAAACCATAGAAAACTCCAATATAGATATAATGCCTCATCATCGATTTGTCGAGGATCGTTTAAGGAATCATATGAGCCTTTTCGAATTAAAAAATGCTCTAAAATCATTAAAAGACCATAAAGTTGATTATTATTTATTTGATGGTTCAATACTTGGGAATTTAATAAGACCCATCCCTATGGATAGGGAACTTTCAGCAGAGATTAAAGATCAGATAAGATCTCGATATCTTAATTCGCTGGAAGGTGAACTTAACCTGGAACAGGTAGATATTTCATCTAATAAATTTGAAGACCATATCGCAGAGAAGTTTAATAACAAAACAGAAGCAATGGTTTATCTGGAGAGTCTAGAAAATCTTTTGGTTATAAGCAAACTGCTTAAATATGATAAAAAAATCGTGGGGATATCAAAAACCTCAACTAGCAATGAGCTATTTGAATTGGACATACCAGATATGGCACTTTTTGATCGTAACCATAGAAAACAGGGTTATTCCCTACCTAAAACACAAGAAGTATCCAAAAAAGTTAAACATGATTTTCCAGTGGAAAATGATTTTTTTAGAGGTTTGACATTCACCACATTTTATGCCCGTTTGGAGGACAATAAAAATCTTCTTAAATTTGAACTGCCCTATAAGGCAGAGGAAGAAGAAATAGAAAACTTATTAAATATTATTAAAACTAACTGCACAGAAGGATATCCATATCTTCTAAAAAAAGCCCATAACGACGTAGTTATTAAAAAAAGAGACATGTTACATTTACTGAGAATAATGGGATTAGATAATGAAATCACAGGGAGGGAATCAGTTGAATGA
- a CDS encoding GTP-binding protein: protein MKIVICGKGGSGKSTIASLLAKSFEKNANSVLVIDTDESNFGLHRQLGVELPQDFINYLGGKNIVLEKIMNASPNWDSISFFEKSWQIDDIPSEYYSQKEKIRLMAIGKIHEVGEGCACTMGMVAQEFISNLKLKSDEIVIIDTEAGIEHFGRSMEKDVDVIIMIIDPSYESMKLSEKVVKLSKNLDKPVYFVLNKIDELNEKFLRNTINNEDIIIAAIPSNTNLTISGLKGNEIMTEFSEIQKIEQFLKERHCVK from the coding sequence ATGAAAATAGTCATATGTGGAAAAGGAGGAAGTGGTAAAAGTACAATTGCCTCCCTACTTGCAAAATCTTTTGAAAAAAATGCAAATTCAGTTCTGGTCATTGATACCGACGAATCTAATTTTGGCCTACATAGGCAACTCGGTGTTGAACTTCCTCAAGATTTTATAAATTATTTAGGAGGTAAAAATATTGTTCTAGAAAAAATAATGAACGCCAGCCCAAATTGGGATTCAATTTCCTTTTTTGAAAAATCATGGCAGATAGATGACATTCCATCTGAATATTATTCTCAAAAAGAAAAAATCAGATTAATGGCTATTGGAAAAATCCATGAAGTAGGTGAAGGATGTGCCTGTACAATGGGTATGGTAGCCCAGGAATTTATTAGTAATCTAAAATTAAAATCAGATGAAATAGTCATCATTGACACTGAAGCAGGCATCGAACACTTCGGAAGGTCTATGGAAAAAGACGTTGATGTGATTATCATGATAATAGATCCATCCTATGAATCAATGAAACTATCTGAAAAAGTGGTAAAATTAAGTAAAAACTTAGATAAACCCGTTTATTTTGTACTCAATAAAATAGATGAATTGAATGAAAAGTTCCTTAGGAACACCATAAATAATGAAGACATTATTATTGCAGCCATTCCATCCAATACTAATCTAACCATCTCCGGACTTAAAGGAAATGAGATCATGACTGAATTCAGTGAAATTCAGAAAATAGAACAATTTTTAAAAGAAAGACATTGCGTAAAGTAA
- a CDS encoding molybdopterin-dependent oxidoreductase, with protein sequence MYKTALFSILLLIGLVLFFSVNALINPNVTTLDSVQVKEYDGQKLSSVNDFRENSIKGPQNVTISNYTLQITGMVKNPKNFTYNQIIQHKNYEKVVTLNCVEGWSATILWRGVLVKDLINETDPSPNANTVIFYAVDGYSTSFPLNYIHDNNILLAYKMNNATLLPERGFPFQLVAESKWGYKWIKWINKIELSNDTNYKGYWESRGFSNSGNLNESFTG encoded by the coding sequence ATGTATAAGACGGCGCTATTTTCTATTTTGCTGCTCATAGGACTGGTATTATTTTTCTCAGTGAACGCTTTAATAAATCCAAATGTTACTACCCTTGATTCTGTTCAAGTAAAAGAATATGATGGTCAAAAACTTTCTTCAGTTAATGATTTTAGGGAAAATTCTATTAAGGGGCCTCAAAATGTAACCATTTCTAATTATACTTTGCAAATTACGGGAATGGTTAAAAATCCAAAAAATTTCACTTATAACCAAATTATTCAACATAAAAATTATGAAAAAGTGGTTACCTTGAATTGTGTTGAAGGATGGTCTGCCACAATATTGTGGAGAGGTGTTTTGGTTAAAGATTTAATTAATGAAACAGATCCCTCACCTAATGCTAATACAGTAATATTTTATGCCGTGGATGGTTATTCCACATCTTTTCCATTAAATTATATCCACGATAACAATATTTTATTGGCATATAAAATGAATAATGCAACTCTACTTCCAGAGCGAGGATTTCCTTTCCAATTGGTAGCAGAAAGTAAATGGGGATATAAATGGATAAAATGGATAAATAAAATTGAGCTATCGAATGATACTAATTATAAAGGGTATTGGGAAAGTAGAGGTTTTTCCAATTCAGGTAATTTAAATGAAAGTTTTACTGGATAA
- a CDS encoding AAA family ATPase, with amino-acid sequence MIINNLRIENFKSHSKTSIDFNTGISIIMGENGAGKSTILEAISFALFKQHSSRSLQNLVHSGSTKMKAQLDFMVNNRLYRVIRERGKTTSQASLYLKEGDNFHKIVSGDKLVNMEIQNILEMDGDLFLNAVYVRQGEIADLIEKTQSEKKQLIGKLLGIESLEKAWKNMASLIKDYEAQKENFKGRLESMGNLQDKIKENNVKKNKIQGQIGDIQSKIKEIITQLEKIKKEKDEMDNQYVIYNQIQSEISIKKGLLTSAESRQIELKSEINKIIDQEKQMEKIEPQLNRLPDLNRFKDLISDTYTLKKDKNRIEELVTKIKSFESILSNNQPYFEEYKVIQDKILDISKERSHFAGAHDLMESKKSTQKNLQKKITKLKSEIESSFDTANNALDSDFNKWEDLEKHLLKIKKAVDLKIKSLDLEITDIHRQISSLEGLNQSIKKPLKELESVEGQCPVCKSDIDESKKNELLTGYLGEMDDNTGKINKLKFSLQGMEKEKEIMESKSKIIQAINVDVLKEKSKLIDLSIKELDEIEMEMEKLSSNVSKLEEIDANLSSKNSRLKEITDQYNQYIKAQGALDSAEDSKILQESLNSILKQIDFNNNEILKLKSSSGVHSEDIHKIEEEIKRITELNNQYQQMKGSIDQKESKIETLKKVDSSIKESKKCIETFTQSLENLPYNAEIHQKLIKSFETKNQEFLEENGNEKELNGILKGIIENINQFQEELDKYQQYKAELSSTNDFIKLLNIFRDLYGKDGIQKDLRNMSRPIIEENTRDFFEKFNFDYSDITLDEDYNIDVYGPLGNTSLDMISGGERIAVALALRLGITRALSGGNLELIMLDEPTIHLDSYRRQELIEILKKMSIIPQMIIVTHDSDLEEAADNIIKVQKEKGNSQIFIETA; translated from the coding sequence ATGATAATCAATAATCTTCGCATTGAAAACTTCAAATCTCACTCAAAAACTAGTATTGATTTTAATACAGGTATTTCTATTATTATGGGTGAAAATGGTGCAGGTAAATCCACCATATTGGAAGCTATAAGTTTTGCACTTTTTAAACAGCATTCCAGTAGGAGTCTTCAGAATCTGGTGCATTCCGGATCCACTAAAATGAAGGCACAGCTTGATTTTATGGTAAATAATAGATTATATCGCGTTATTAGGGAGAGAGGTAAAACTACTTCTCAGGCCAGTCTGTATTTAAAAGAAGGGGATAATTTCCATAAAATTGTTTCTGGTGATAAATTAGTTAATATGGAAATACAAAATATTCTGGAAATGGATGGAGATTTATTTTTAAATGCAGTTTATGTAAGACAGGGCGAAATAGCAGATCTCATTGAAAAAACTCAGTCAGAAAAAAAACAGTTAATAGGAAAACTTTTAGGCATTGAATCCCTGGAAAAGGCCTGGAAAAATATGGCCTCTTTAATCAAAGATTACGAAGCCCAAAAAGAAAATTTCAAAGGGCGATTAGAATCTATGGGTAATTTACAAGATAAAATTAAGGAAAATAATGTGAAAAAGAATAAAATTCAGGGGCAAATTGGGGATATTCAATCTAAAATTAAAGAAATCATCACGCAACTGGAAAAAATCAAAAAAGAAAAGGATGAGATGGATAATCAATATGTTATTTATAATCAGATTCAATCCGAAATTTCTATTAAAAAAGGCCTTTTAACCAGTGCTGAATCTCGTCAAATAGAACTTAAATCTGAAATTAATAAAATCATTGATCAGGAAAAACAGATGGAAAAAATAGAACCACAGTTGAATCGTTTGCCTGATTTAAATAGATTCAAAGATTTAATTTCAGATACTTATACATTGAAAAAGGATAAAAACAGAATTGAAGAATTAGTTACAAAAATTAAATCATTTGAAAGTATTTTATCAAATAATCAACCTTATTTTGAGGAGTATAAGGTTATACAGGATAAAATTCTTGATATTTCTAAAGAAAGATCTCATTTTGCTGGTGCTCATGATTTAATGGAAAGTAAAAAAAGCACTCAAAAAAATCTCCAGAAAAAGATTACCAAACTTAAATCTGAAATTGAATCTTCGTTTGATACTGCAAATAATGCATTAGATTCAGATTTCAATAAATGGGAGGATCTGGAAAAACACCTATTGAAAATAAAAAAAGCAGTTGATCTTAAAATCAAATCACTGGACCTTGAGATTACAGATATCCACCGGCAGATTTCCAGTTTAGAAGGTCTAAATCAGAGTATTAAAAAACCTTTAAAAGAATTGGAATCTGTAGAAGGCCAGTGCCCAGTGTGTAAATCTGATATTGATGAATCTAAAAAAAATGAATTATTAACAGGATATCTTGGAGAAATGGATGATAATACAGGGAAAATAAATAAATTAAAATTTTCACTGCAGGGAATGGAAAAAGAAAAAGAGATCATGGAATCTAAATCTAAAATAATTCAAGCAATAAATGTGGATGTTCTTAAAGAAAAATCTAAATTAATCGACTTATCCATTAAAGAATTAGATGAAATAGAAATGGAAATGGAAAAATTATCATCCAATGTTTCAAAATTAGAAGAGATAGATGCAAATTTAAGCTCAAAAAATAGCCGATTAAAAGAGATAACGGATCAATATAATCAATACATCAAAGCTCAAGGAGCATTAGATTCAGCTGAAGATTCTAAAATATTACAAGAATCTCTGAATAGTATTTTAAAACAAATTGATTTCAATAATAATGAAATATTAAAATTAAAATCCTCATCTGGTGTTCATTCGGAGGATATTCATAAAATTGAGGAAGAGATTAAACGAATCACTGAACTGAATAACCAGTACCAACAGATGAAGGGTTCAATTGACCAAAAAGAATCTAAAATCGAAACTCTTAAAAAAGTTGATTCTTCTATTAAAGAAAGTAAGAAGTGCATCGAAACATTCACCCAGTCTTTAGAAAATTTACCCTACAATGCAGAAATCCATCAAAAACTGATTAAATCTTTTGAAACCAAGAACCAGGAATTTTTAGAAGAAAACGGCAATGAAAAAGAATTAAATGGGATCCTTAAAGGCATTATAGAAAATATTAATCAATTTCAAGAAGAACTGGATAAATACCAGCAGTACAAAGCCGAACTTTCTTCCACTAATGATTTTATAAAGCTCTTGAATATATTCCGAGATCTTTATGGCAAAGACGGAATTCAAAAAGATCTGCGGAACATGTCCCGGCCTATTATTGAAGAGAACACTAGAGATTTCTTTGAAAAATTCAACTTTGATTATTCTGATATCACACTTGACGAAGATTACAATATCGATGTATATGGGCCACTGGGAAACACCAGTCTTGATATGATCAGTGGTGGAGAACGAATTGCTGTTGCATTAGCATTAAGATTAGGTATCACCCGGGCACTTTCTGGAGGCAATCTTGAGCTTATAATGCTGGATGAACCAACCATACATTTAGATAGTTACCGTCGCCAGGAACTTATTGAGATTTTAAAGAAAATGTCAATCATACCGCAGATGATAATTGTAACCCACGATTCAGACTTAGAGGAAGCAGCAGATAACATAATAAAAGTTCAAAAAGAAAAAGGAAATTCACAAATCTTTATTGAAACAGCTTAA
- a CDS encoding TIR domain-containing protein — MFEDEMDKKTYRLFISQTPQDTKEFSQFLERLESSHDFIWENNSQKEKVDPEILFEQIEKSEVVVILSGIYSIKKELIENIFSIALKQDKPIVLIRPYGMENVPLELEEKSDAVIGWNAHCIVGAIKGVLGLGDDEELGEID; from the coding sequence ATGTTTGAAGATGAAATGGATAAAAAGACGTATCGGTTATTTATCAGTCAAACTCCACAAGATACTAAAGAATTTTCCCAATTTTTAGAAAGATTAGAAAGTTCTCATGACTTTATATGGGAAAATAACTCTCAAAAAGAAAAAGTTGATCCAGAAATTTTATTTGAACAAATAGAAAAATCAGAAGTAGTAGTGATTTTATCAGGAATATACTCCATCAAAAAAGAGCTAATTGAAAATATATTCTCCATAGCCCTAAAACAAGATAAACCTATTGTCCTTATTCGGCCGTATGGTATGGAAAATGTACCTTTAGAACTAGAAGAAAAATCCGATGCAGTGATTGGTTGGAATGCTCATTGTATTGTAGGGGCTATTAAAGGTGTTCTGGGTTTAGGAGATGATGAAGAGTTAGGTGAGATTGATTAA
- a CDS encoding heavy metal-binding domain-containing protein, with protein sequence MVVSSNYVPGYKAVKTLGFVYGLTVRSRGLGGQIGAGIRSAFGGEIKEYVKMMEHAREEALNRMVDHARSMGANAIISSRFDSDEISDIMQEILAYGTAVIIEEDAKE encoded by the coding sequence ATGGTGGTTAGTTCTAATTATGTCCCAGGATATAAGGCAGTTAAAACATTAGGATTTGTATATGGGTTAACTGTTAGAAGTAGAGGTTTAGGGGGACAAATTGGGGCAGGAATCCGATCTGCTTTTGGTGGAGAAATCAAAGAATATGTTAAAATGATGGAACATGCTAGAGAAGAAGCATTAAATCGTATGGTTGATCATGCACGTTCAATGGGAGCTAATGCCATTATAAGCAGCCGATTTGATTCAGATGAGATTTCAGATATCATGCAAGAAATTTTAGCTTACGGTACCGCTGTAATTATTGAGGAAGATGCAAAAGAATAG
- a CDS encoding metallophosphoesterase family protein: MQFAHLADTHLGYRQYGLFEREKDFYNIFTDIVEKIIEIRPDFVIHSGDLFEFSRPPTNALLTAQKGLLTLKEAEIPVYAIAGNHDIIMRKNAIPPHVLFKELGLKVISPNNPYFVEKDVFIGGLPYMPKHQSTYLTESLKNLESLSRGYDKRLIVLHQGIDKYLPYEYELELANLPESFNYYALGHIHSRITDDFGEGKLVYPGSTEIWKFDELGNYLKNGKGFSLVDLGADLPDVQYVNMELPREFIKTNMEFFKLEEEIAKLKEHILTLKEKPLLSITVEGGNFSRLEVFEELHDAFSEICLSLRPNFKSSDVMEKTELSGSALNPKKLIEERLNEFENNKVTDLAISLFDLTSEGNLEQAESVSKKFYGEFYDNQ, encoded by the coding sequence ATGCAATTTGCGCATCTAGCAGATACTCACCTTGGTTACAGACAGTATGGTCTATTTGAGAGAGAAAAAGATTTTTACAATATATTTACGGATATTGTGGAAAAAATTATTGAAATACGACCAGACTTCGTAATCCATTCGGGGGATTTGTTTGAATTTTCAAGACCCCCTACAAACGCCCTTTTAACAGCTCAAAAAGGACTTTTAACATTAAAAGAAGCCGAAATCCCTGTTTATGCTATTGCAGGAAATCATGATATTATAATGCGTAAAAACGCCATACCTCCACATGTCCTATTTAAAGAACTTGGATTAAAAGTAATAAGTCCAAATAACCCTTATTTTGTAGAAAAAGACGTTTTTATAGGTGGATTGCCATATATGCCTAAACACCAGTCCACATATCTAACTGAAAGCTTAAAAAACCTGGAATCTCTCTCTAGAGGTTATGATAAACGATTAATTGTCTTACATCAAGGTATAGATAAATACCTGCCCTACGAATATGAACTGGAATTGGCTAACCTACCCGAATCATTTAATTATTATGCATTGGGACATATCCACAGTAGAATCACCGATGATTTTGGTGAAGGAAAGCTGGTCTACCCGGGTTCAACTGAGATCTGGAAATTTGATGAGTTGGGAAATTATTTAAAAAATGGAAAAGGGTTTTCTCTGGTTGATTTAGGAGCGGATTTACCTGATGTTCAATATGTTAATATGGAACTACCACGTGAATTTATTAAAACCAATATGGAGTTTTTTAAACTTGAAGAAGAAATAGCAAAACTCAAAGAACATATTTTAACATTGAAAGAAAAACCACTTCTTTCAATTACAGTTGAAGGGGGTAATTTCAGCCGTTTAGAAGTATTTGAAGAGTTGCATGATGCATTTTCAGAAATATGTTTGAGTTTAAGACCCAACTTCAAATCCAGTGACGTCATGGAAAAAACGGAACTCAGCGGAAGCGCATTAAATCCCAAAAAATTGATTGAAGAACGTTTAAATGAATTTGAAAACAATAAGGTCACAGATTTAGCCATTTCCCTATTTGATTTAACATCAGAAGGTAACTTGGAGCAGGCAGAATCTGTATCTAAAAAATTCTATGGGGAATTTTATGATAATCAATAA
- a CDS encoding class I SAM-dependent methyltransferase, which translates to MDYNNICKEHINSTNSRSHKPEKGPSSFWMHEPEKIFSALNLKEGNYFLDIGCGKGDYSLHASSLVKDVGKIYALDIQEELIGNINKKANSNGLTNITAEVYDITTPLNLENKSIDVCFISTVLHSLDLKKYGNKLFSEIRRVLKDNGHLFIIECKKGDCSFGPPQNMRISPEELEDMINPNGFQTINLMDLGFNYMIQFKLKKNDKMGIH; encoded by the coding sequence ATGGATTATAATAATATATGTAAAGAGCATATTAACTCAACTAATTCACGATCTCACAAACCTGAAAAAGGACCCAGTAGTTTCTGGATGCATGAGCCAGAAAAAATATTCAGTGCATTAAACCTTAAAGAGGGGAATTATTTTCTGGATATAGGGTGTGGGAAAGGTGATTATTCACTTCATGCATCTTCATTAGTTAAAGATGTAGGTAAAATCTATGCATTAGATATACAGGAAGAATTAATCGGAAATATCAATAAAAAAGCAAATTCTAATGGATTAACTAATATAACCGCAGAAGTTTATGACATAACAACACCATTAAATTTAGAAAATAAGAGTATAGATGTATGTTTTATATCCACAGTTCTCCATTCCTTAGATTTAAAAAAATATGGAAATAAATTATTCTCTGAGATTCGTCGTGTATTAAAAGATAATGGTCATTTATTCATTATAGAATGTAAAAAGGGAGATTGCTCATTTGGTCCACCACAAAACATGCGCATTTCACCTGAAGAACTTGAAGATATGATTAATCCAAATGGTTTTCAGACTATAAATTTAATGGATCTTGGATTCAATTATATGATTCAGTTTAAATTAAAAAAAAATGACAAAATGGGAATACATTAG